A genomic segment from Equus przewalskii isolate Varuska chromosome X, EquPr2, whole genome shotgun sequence encodes:
- the LOC103552380 gene encoding melanoma-associated antigen B5-like, with the protein MSRGQKSKRRTREKHRHTQDDSQSDRNIQATAATEEEPPSSSSPVLEGNSQSLSAVESSSTSHGSWMASSTSINSPGIFGRISHEGDNNQGEERPHSSQVLLSTGNSCSDILNIKADLLAQYLLYKYKMKQPILKEDMLRLVHRNYEDQFAEILKRASELIELAFAVEVKEADSTSHSYDLVSKLKLPNNGRVRGGRGLPKTGLLMNILGMIFIKGNHVTEEEIWKFLNMMQVYAGRKHYIYGEPRKLITKDLVRLQYLEYRQVPNSDPPRYEFLWGPKAHAETSKMEVLEFMAKINDTVPTTFPLQYEEALQDEEERALARVAARPGTTGHCQACSRVASSSFSHPY; encoded by the coding sequence ATGTCTCGGGGTCAAAAGAGTAAGCGCCGAACCCGTGAGAAACACCGCCACACCCAAGATGACTCCCAGAGTGACAGGAACATTCAGGCCACTGCAGCAACAGAAGAAGagcccccttcctcctcttctcctgtttTGGAGGGTAACTCCCAGAGTTTATCAGCTGTGGAGTCAAGTAGCACTTCCCACGGGTCTTGGATGGCCTCATCTACCAGCATTaattctccaggtatttttggtAGAATATCTCATGAAGGTGACAATAACCAGGGTGAGGAACGTCCACATTCCTCCCAGGTCTTACTTTCTACTGGGAACTCATGCAGTGACATCCTAAATATAAAGGCGGATTTATTGGCACAGTACCTTCTGTACAAGTACAAAATGAAACAGCCCATTCTGAAGGAAGACATGCTGAGGCTTGTCCATCGAAACTATGAGGACCAATTTGCTGAGATTCTCAAGAGAGCTTCTGAGCTCATTGAGCTTGCATTTGCAGTTGAAGTGAAGGAAGCTGACTCAACCAGTCACTCATATGACCTTGTCAGCAAACTGAAGCTCCCCAACAATGGGAGGGTGCGAGGTGGCAGAGGGTTACCCAAGACTGGCCTCCTGATGAATATCCTGGGTATGATCTTCATAAAAGGAAATCATGTCACTGAGGAGGAGATCTGGAAATTTCTGAACATGATGCAAGTATATGCTGGGAGGAAGCACTACATCTATGGGGAGCCCAGGAAGCTCATCACCAAAGATTTGGTGAGGCTGCAATACCTGGAGTACCGGCAGGTGCCCAACAGTGATCCTCCACGTTATGAATTCCTGTGGGGCCCAAAAGCCCATGCTGAAACCAGCAAGATGGAAGTCCTGGAGTTCATGGCAAAAATCAATGATACCGTCCCTACCACTTTCCCATTACAGTACGAAGAAGCTTTGcaagatgaggaagagagagctctAGCCAGAGTCGCAGCCAGGCCTGGCACTACTGGCCATTGCCAAGCATGTTCCAGGGTTGCATCTAGCAGCTTCTCCCACCCCTATTGA